AAGTCAGATGCCACAAGCGAATTGATCGTCAAGAGCCCAAGGGAAGGAGGACAATCAATCAAAATGTATGAATATGTATCCTGCAGCCTCTCAAAGGCCTTTTTCAATACAAACTCCCTCTCTTCCATATCAAGAAGCTCAACCTCTGCTCCGATAAGATCAGGGTGGGAAGGGACTATATCTAAAAAAGGGATGTCAGTCCTTCTGATGACTTCCTTGATATCCTTTCTGCCGATAAGTACATGGTACAGGTGTGCATATAGACCGCTGTACGATATGCCGAAACTGGTTGTTGTATTGCATTGAGGGTCCATATCGACGATGAGCGTCTTTTTTTCCGATACTGCGATGGAAGCAGACAGGTTTACCGCTGTCGTGGTTTTCCCGACACCCCCTTTTTGATTGGCAATAGATACGATCATGACGTTCATTACCTTATCACAAAATAGATAACATTGAAAAGACGAAAAACTACAATGTGTTAGATGTTGACTTTAGACGAATAATATTGGTAAAAAGTGTTCATGATACCAACGCTCTACAGTGAAAAATTCCTTACAGACTACATGACGGTGGATTGCGAAAACTCCGACAGGATTTCATCCATCTTTTCTGAAATTAAAAATATTGCAGAATTTATAGAGCCGGAATCCTGTGAAGTATCCGATCTTTTACTGTGCCACAGCGAAACAATCATTAAACTCGTTATGAAGGATAAAGTCGTCTACGAGACGGCAAGACTTGCTGCAGGCGGGGCGATCAGGGCCGCTGAAATTGCGCTGGAAAGGCCTTCCTTTGCGCTCATCAGGCCGCCGGGCCACCATGCCGGATATA
This genomic window from Pseudomonadota bacterium contains:
- a CDS encoding AAA family ATPase — translated: MNVMIVSIANQKGGVGKTTTAVNLSASIAVSEKKTLIVDMDPQCNTTTSFGISYSGLYAHLYHVLIGRKDIKEVIRRTDIPFLDIVPSHPDLIGAEVELLDMEEREFVLKKAFERLQDTYSYILIDCPPSLGLLTINSLVASDFVMIPLQCEYFALEGLALLLRSITIIKKRLNPKLDTLGVLLTMFDKRNNLSFRVMDEAKGYFNDSVFKTVIPRNVKLSEAPSYGKPALLYDICSKGAESYLELASEILDKGV